The proteins below come from a single Triticum aestivum cultivar Chinese Spring chromosome 5D, IWGSC CS RefSeq v2.1, whole genome shotgun sequence genomic window:
- the LOC123125801 gene encoding cysteine-rich and transmembrane domain-containing protein 1 yields the protein MAYPPLPRARHVQPRETHTAASPAGYKYTRPPPRNAISHPLHLPAPLLPVHHLPAASFPIRPRRHCRLVQSSEFVVSGEIRMSDPKYAYPYPAQGYYQGGPYQGQGGPYQGPPVMAPPQYAAPPPRAQPSFLEGCLAALCCCCLIDECCCDPSIIFVG from the exons ATGGCCTACCCGCCTTTACCCCGCGCGCGCCACGTCCAACCGCGCGAGACGCACACGGCTGCCTCGCCGGCCGGCTATAAGTACACGCGGCCGCCGCCCAGAAACGCCATTAGCCACCCACTTCATTTACCTGCTCCACTGTTACCCGTCCATCACCTTCCAGCCGCTTCCTTCCCCATCCGTCCCCGGCGTCACTGTCGACTCGTACAGAGTAGCGAGTTCGTCGTCTCGGGCGAGATCAGGATGAGCGACCCCAAGTACGCCTACCCCTACCCCGCGCAAG GTTACTACCAGGGGGGGCCATACCAGGGGCAGGGCGGCCCGTACCAGGGGCCGCCGGTGATGGCGCCGCCGCagtacgccgcgccgccgccgcgcgcccagcCCAGCTTCCTCGAAGGCTG TTTGGCTGCGCTTTGCTGCTGCTGCCTGATCGACGAGTGCTGCTGCGACCCCTCCATCATCTTCGTCGGCTAG
- the LOC123123270 gene encoding uncharacterized protein — translation MAAAAHLLGDDGRGYELARRLEACGAWRAWLGDGAHASLAPHLASASTWDAFLCPSSSSSSSPPRQLLLLQLRVRALLFDKASAALVPRAGASPAGPHSLNASYLQLHGDDIYFSLEDEQEDNTQHQMQSGTAFSPSRESSMLSQRHKRHDELPGTWYKQYAEKFRTLHGKFRPDDKEMPKRTPEGMSDYLKVCSVHKRKRTVFTDNQGPNIMLENGEFSNSTDDPFIPEIQFPADCVPESAIPRESGISISNKIEVHGVLDNLPAPVSRNTAMLERFGMMPEYYKTGNKYRGKDLSKVEGKSLSQEQALLITRKLVARYLAVAGFESGTAGSVDDFSDIIVKHISKLGRNLKLITDSYRKQFSSIELLKMFLQTVGYSNIGPLMEITKMGSRVASHPVHQDAQVQNQNNLLQAQQLQRQYTPQMTIHNQNLTAQQQHQLLQQQQWMRRNQMTGPRGALTMSDKAQALVNVKLENTMDSQIDSPYGSLTRQQQQMQQLRHQQLLQQQQQKQIQQQQVLQLHQQQQQQPQQQQQQLQPQQQQHLQQHQHLQQQHHHQQQHLQQQHHQQQQQLQQQLGMSGNQSAQAQLAQQQQLGMSGNQSAQAQLAQQQQLGMSGNQSAQAQLAQQFKQAPQSMNSYGMRVPPVKVEAFHELVSGDSSSDTSKLTSPK, via the exons atggcggcggcggctcatCTGCTGGGCGACGACGGCCGCGGGTACGAGCTGGCGCGGCGGCTGGAGGCCTGCGGCGCGTGGCGCGCGTGGCTCGGCGACGGCGCCCACGCCTCCCTCGCGCCGCACCTCGCGTCCGCCTCCACCTGGGACGCCTTCctctgcccctcctcctcctcatcctcctcgcccccgcgccagctcctcctcctccagctccgcgtccGCGCGCTCCTCTTCGACAAGGCCTCCGCCGCGCTCGTCCCCCGCGCCGGTGCCTCCCCCGCCGGCCCCCACTCCCTCAACGCCAGCT ATCTTCAGCTTCATGGAGATGATATTTATTTCTCTTTGGAAGATGAGCAGGAAGATAACACTCAACATCAA ATGCAATCTGGAACTGCGTTTAGTCCAAGCAGGGAGAGTTCGATGTTATCTCAAAGGCACAAGCGACATGATGAGTTACCTGGCACATGGTACAAGCAATATGCTGAAAAGTTCAGGACATTGCATGGCAAGTTTCGCCCAGATGACAAAGAAATGCCAAAGAGAACACCAGAGGGAATGTCTGACTATCTTAAGGTTTGCAGTGTGCATAAAAGGAAGAGGACTGTGTTTACGGACAATCAGGGTCCCAACATTATGTTGGAAAATGGGGAATTCAGTAATTCAACAGATGATCCTTTCATCCCGGAAATACAATTTCCAGCTGACTGTGTTCCAGAAAGTGCAATCCCTAGAGAGAGTGGGATATCTATCAGCAATAAAATTGAAGTTCACGGTGTTCTTGATAATTTACCGGCACCTGTTAGTCGCAACACTGCAATGCTCGAAAGGTTTGGAATGATGCCTGAGTACTACAAGACAGGAAACAAATAtagagggaaggatctatctaaaGTAGAAGGAAAATCTTTAAGTCAAGAACAAGCATTGCTTATCACACGGAAGTTGGTTGCTCGATACTTAGCAGTTGCAGGCTTTGAAAGTGGAACTGCAGGGTCTGTTGATGATTTTTCAGATATCATTGTTAAGCACATCTCTAAGCTAGGGCGCAATTTGAAACTTATAACTGACAGCTACAGGAAACAATTTTCATCCATTGAGCTTCTTAAGATGTTCCTACAGACTGTTGGCTACAG TAACATTGGACCCTTGATGGAGATTACAAAGATGGGCAGTAGAGTGGCTAGCCACCCAGTTCATCAAGATGCTCAAGTACAAAATCAAAATAATCTCCTTCAAGCCCAACAG CTCCAGAGGCAGTACACTCCTCAAATGACTATCCATAACCAGAATCTGACAGCACAGCAGCAGCACCAGCTGCTGCAGCAGCAACAGTGGATGAGGCGGAACCAAATGACGGGGCCCCGTGGCGCTCTTACGATGTCGGACAAAGCCCAGGCCCTGGTAAACGTGAAGCTCGAGAACACCATGGATTCACAAATAGATAGCCCGTACGGATCTCTCACCCGACAACAACAACAGATGCAGCAGCTGAGGCACCAGCAGCtactgcagcagcagcaacagaagcAGATCCAGCAGCAGCAGGTATTGCAGCTgcaccagcagcaacagcagcagccgcagcagcagcagcagcagctccagccACAGCAGCAACAACACCTCCAGCAGCACCAACACCTccagcagcagcaccaccaccagcagcaacacctccagcagcagcaccaccagcagcaacagcagcttcagcagcagctgggcatgTCCGGAAACCAGAGCGCCCAAGCCCAGCTagcgcagcagcagcagctgggcatgTCTGGAAACCAGAGCGCACAAGCCCAGCTagcgcagcagcagcagctgggcatgTCTGGAAACCAGAGCGCCCAAGCCCAGCTAGCGCAGCAGTTCAAACAAGCGCCGCAGTCGAT GAACTCGTACGGCATGCGGGTGCCGCCTGTGAAGGTGGAGGCGTTCCACGAACTGGTGAGCGGGGACTCGTCCAGCGACACCAGCAAACTCACATCTCCAAAGTAG